One window of Marmota flaviventris isolate mMarFla1 chromosome 5, mMarFla1.hap1, whole genome shotgun sequence genomic DNA carries:
- the Nipal4 gene encoding magnesium transporter NIPA4 isoform X2, giving the protein MELRAGNASCENGSLISLYCSSQEVLCQIVGGLSHEVPNNATFDSWQERIRKNYGFYIGLGLTFVSSFLIGSSVILKKKGLLRLVATGATRAVDGGYGYLKDLMWWAGFLTMAAGEVANFGAYAFAPTTVVTPLGALSVLISAILSSYFLGERLNLLGKLGCVICVAGSTVMVIHAPEEEKVNTVVEMASKLKDTGFIVFAVLMLVSCLILIFIVAPRYGQRNILIYITICSVIGAFSVTAVKGLGITVKNFFQGLPVVRHPLPYILSLVLALSLSTQVNFLNRALDIFNTSLVFPIYYVFFTTVVVTSSVILFKEWYSMSAVDIVGTLSGFATIILGVFMLHAFKDLEVSWANLPRTHRNPPPSPAPEPTVIRLEDKNVLVDNIELASTPSPVEKPKVFIIHS; this is encoded by the exons ATGGAGCTGCGGGCCGGCAACGCCAGCTGTGAGAACG GTTCCCTGATCAGTCTCTACTGCTCCTCCCAAGAAGTCCTGTGTCAGATCGTTGGTGGCCTCAGCCATGAGGTGCCCAACAATGCCACCTTTGACAGCTGGCAGGAGAGGATCAGAAAGAACTATGGCTTCTACATTGGCCTGGGCCTGACCTTTGTGTCCAGCTTCCTCATCGGCAGCAGTGTCATCCTCAAGAAGAAAGGCCTCCTGCGACTTGTGGCCACAGGGGCCACTCGGGCTG TGGACGGGGGCTATGGCTACCTGAAGGACTTGATGTGGTGGGCTGGATTTCTCACCA TGGCTGCTGGAGAAGTTGCCAACTTTGGGGCCTATGCATTTGCACCTACAACAGTTGTCACACCCCTGGGAGCCCTGAGCGTCCTCATAAG TGCCATCCTCTCCTCGTATTTCCTGGGAGAGCGTCTGAACCTGCTGGGGAAGCTGGGCTGTGTGATCTGTGTGGCTGGCAGCACAGTGATGGTGATAcacgcccctgaggaagagaaggtCAATACCGTGGTGGAGATGGCTTCCAAGCTGAAAGACACAG GGTTCATCGTGTTTGCTGTGCTTATGCTGGTGTCCTGCCTCATCCTCATCTTCATCGTCGCCCCGCGTTATGGGCAAAGGAACATCCTCATCTACATCACCATCTGCTCCGTGATCGGAGCCTTCTCAGTGACTGCAGTCAAGGGTCTGGGCATCACCGTTAAGAACTTCTTCCAGGGGTTGCCAGTCGTACGGCACCCCCTCCCCTACATCCTGTCCCTCGTCCTGGCTCTCTCCCTCAGCACTCAGGTCAACTTCCTCAACAGGGCCCTGGACATCTTCAACACCTCCCTGGTGTTCCCCATCTACTACGTGTTCTTCACCACGGTGGTGGTGACCTCCTCTGTCATCCTCTTCAAGGAGTGGTACAGCATGTCTGCCGTGGACATCGTGGGCACCCTCTCTGGCTTTGCCACCATCATCTTGGGTGTATTCATGCTCCATGCTTTCAAAGACTTGGAAGTCAGCTGGGCCAATTTGCCCCGCACGCACAGAAACCCTCCGCCATCGCCTGCCCCAGAGCCCACGGTTATTAGACTGGAAGATAAGAATGTCCTTGTGGACAATATAGAGCTTGCCAGCACTCCGTCACCAGTGGAGAAGCCCAAAGTATTTATAATCCATTCTTAA
- the Nipal4 gene encoding magnesium transporter NIPA4 isoform X1, with product MELRAGNASCENGSLISLYCSSQEVLCQIVGGLSHEVPNNATFDSWQERIRKNYGFYIGLGLTFVSSFLIGSSVILKKKGLLRLVATGATRAVAAGEVANFGAYAFAPTTVVTPLGALSVLISAILSSYFLGERLNLLGKLGCVICVAGSTVMVIHAPEEEKVNTVVEMASKLKDTGFIVFAVLMLVSCLILIFIVAPRYGQRNILIYITICSVIGAFSVTAVKGLGITVKNFFQGLPVVRHPLPYILSLVLALSLSTQVNFLNRALDIFNTSLVFPIYYVFFTTVVVTSSVILFKEWYSMSAVDIVGTLSGFATIILGVFMLHAFKDLEVSWANLPRTHRNPPPSPAPEPTVIRLEDKNVLVDNIELASTPSPVEKPKVFIIHS from the exons ATGGAGCTGCGGGCCGGCAACGCCAGCTGTGAGAACG GTTCCCTGATCAGTCTCTACTGCTCCTCCCAAGAAGTCCTGTGTCAGATCGTTGGTGGCCTCAGCCATGAGGTGCCCAACAATGCCACCTTTGACAGCTGGCAGGAGAGGATCAGAAAGAACTATGGCTTCTACATTGGCCTGGGCCTGACCTTTGTGTCCAGCTTCCTCATCGGCAGCAGTGTCATCCTCAAGAAGAAAGGCCTCCTGCGACTTGTGGCCACAGGGGCCACTCGGGCTG TGGCTGCTGGAGAAGTTGCCAACTTTGGGGCCTATGCATTTGCACCTACAACAGTTGTCACACCCCTGGGAGCCCTGAGCGTCCTCATAAG TGCCATCCTCTCCTCGTATTTCCTGGGAGAGCGTCTGAACCTGCTGGGGAAGCTGGGCTGTGTGATCTGTGTGGCTGGCAGCACAGTGATGGTGATAcacgcccctgaggaagagaaggtCAATACCGTGGTGGAGATGGCTTCCAAGCTGAAAGACACAG GGTTCATCGTGTTTGCTGTGCTTATGCTGGTGTCCTGCCTCATCCTCATCTTCATCGTCGCCCCGCGTTATGGGCAAAGGAACATCCTCATCTACATCACCATCTGCTCCGTGATCGGAGCCTTCTCAGTGACTGCAGTCAAGGGTCTGGGCATCACCGTTAAGAACTTCTTCCAGGGGTTGCCAGTCGTACGGCACCCCCTCCCCTACATCCTGTCCCTCGTCCTGGCTCTCTCCCTCAGCACTCAGGTCAACTTCCTCAACAGGGCCCTGGACATCTTCAACACCTCCCTGGTGTTCCCCATCTACTACGTGTTCTTCACCACGGTGGTGGTGACCTCCTCTGTCATCCTCTTCAAGGAGTGGTACAGCATGTCTGCCGTGGACATCGTGGGCACCCTCTCTGGCTTTGCCACCATCATCTTGGGTGTATTCATGCTCCATGCTTTCAAAGACTTGGAAGTCAGCTGGGCCAATTTGCCCCGCACGCACAGAAACCCTCCGCCATCGCCTGCCCCAGAGCCCACGGTTATTAGACTGGAAGATAAGAATGTCCTTGTGGACAATATAGAGCTTGCCAGCACTCCGTCACCAGTGGAGAAGCCCAAAGTATTTATAATCCATTCTTAA